From the Oleiphilus messinensis genome, one window contains:
- a CDS encoding nitroreductase gives MNVTEALTQRTSIRQFKATPVPQNVLDEIIDAALNAPSSSNTQAYRIAVATDDVCDSIRNELSNKFSKASKIKRMPMPLKIVKGLTSGVLPDGDFNPNIAYPKELKQRSVDCGMGLYQTLGIERHDHRARERQMQRNFEFFDAPVAIFLFIHEKMGVYGALDSGIFLQSLMLAATERGLGTCAQGALGVWGSPVRRHFQVEKDYKLICGLSLGYPDEHVVNDYRPVKRTRSEVQFSTKAGAVQPVRA, from the coding sequence ATGAACGTAACCGAGGCACTAACACAACGTACCAGTATCCGTCAGTTCAAGGCGACACCTGTCCCTCAAAATGTACTGGACGAGATCATCGACGCGGCATTGAATGCCCCGAGCTCGTCAAATACCCAAGCCTATCGAATCGCGGTTGCGACCGACGATGTGTGTGATTCAATTCGTAACGAGCTGTCCAATAAATTTTCCAAGGCCAGTAAGATCAAACGCATGCCAATGCCGTTGAAAATAGTAAAAGGCCTGACCAGTGGGGTCCTCCCTGACGGTGACTTCAATCCAAATATTGCGTATCCGAAAGAGCTCAAGCAACGCAGTGTGGATTGCGGTATGGGTCTGTATCAAACCCTTGGAATCGAGCGGCACGATCACCGGGCACGTGAGCGCCAGATGCAGCGAAATTTTGAATTTTTTGATGCCCCTGTTGCCATTTTCCTGTTCATTCACGAAAAAATGGGCGTATACGGGGCTCTGGACTCCGGTATCTTCTTACAGTCTTTAATGCTGGCAGCAACTGAGCGAGGTTTAGGCACTTGTGCACAGGGCGCGCTGGGCGTTTGGGGCAGTCCGGTACGACGTCACTTTCAGGTCGAAAAAGACTACAAGTTAATCTGTGGATTGTCTCTGGGTTATCCAGACGAACATGTTGTTAACGATTACCGTCCGGTAAAACGAACCCGCTCTGAAGTACAGTTTTCGACTAAAGCCGGGGCTGTACAGCCGGTCAGAGCTTAA
- a CDS encoding winged helix-turn-helix transcriptional regulator, translating into MKHKWHVANPEHCPMVKTLNIIGGKWKPVILHMLASQTLRFGEMRRLIPPISQKMLTQQLRELESDGIINRKVYAEVPPKVEYSLSTLGKTLIPALEALYAWGDNYPDTGGDLKL; encoded by the coding sequence ATGAAACACAAATGGCACGTAGCTAACCCGGAACACTGTCCGATGGTGAAAACGCTGAATATCATTGGTGGAAAATGGAAGCCGGTAATCTTGCACATGTTGGCTTCCCAGACATTACGGTTCGGCGAGATGAGGCGCTTGATTCCCCCCATCAGCCAGAAAATGCTCACGCAACAATTGCGGGAGCTCGAATCAGACGGGATCATCAACAGGAAAGTGTACGCAGAGGTGCCCCCCAAAGTGGAGTATTCACTCTCCACGCTTGGGAAAACACTCATCCCTGCGCTTGAGGCGCTTTATGCGTGGGGTGACAACTATCCTGACACAGGGGGCGACCTTAAGCTCTGA
- a CDS encoding MBL fold metallo-hydrolase, translated as MDNVQVIPIPIWPFGMINAHLVVGAAGLILVDAGLPGTEAKVERVLRRIGRCYSDIKLIVITHAHIDHAGNAARLKVLTDAPIVAHKGDLAYFTGEKPMTFCATGWFGRLFFRTGAIQRAYDPFIPDILLDAKADYPLIGFGIPGSLIPTPGHTEGSISLLLESKQALVGDLVSSGVLLGGICLTHKAKRPPFEDDPARVANHLETFVQNGATEFYMGHGGPLPHQEVERHVRALRKLA; from the coding sequence ATGGATAATGTGCAAGTAATACCTATACCGATTTGGCCTTTTGGCATGATTAACGCGCATCTGGTTGTCGGTGCAGCGGGATTGATACTTGTCGATGCTGGTTTACCGGGTACTGAAGCAAAAGTCGAGCGGGTGTTGCGACGCATTGGTCGGTGCTATTCGGATATCAAACTGATTGTGATTACCCATGCGCACATTGATCATGCCGGTAACGCAGCCCGACTCAAGGTACTTACCGATGCGCCAATAGTCGCTCACAAAGGCGATTTAGCTTATTTCACCGGTGAAAAGCCCATGACTTTTTGTGCAACCGGCTGGTTTGGTCGGCTGTTTTTCCGAACCGGGGCCATTCAGCGTGCCTATGATCCGTTCATCCCCGATATTTTACTGGATGCAAAAGCTGATTACCCTTTAATCGGGTTTGGTATTCCGGGTTCGCTCATACCAACACCCGGGCATACCGAAGGTTCGATATCCCTCTTGCTCGAATCAAAACAGGCATTGGTCGGAGATTTGGTTTCGTCCGGTGTATTACTGGGCGGGATTTGCCTCACCCATAAAGCAAAGCGTCCGCCTTTTGAAGATGACCCGGCCCGTGTTGCTAACCATCTTGAAACCTTCGTACAAAACGGTGCTACCGAGTTTTACATGGGGCACGGTGGCCCTTTGCCACATCAAGAAGTCGAACGGCATGTTCGGGCGCTACGTAAGCTGGCTTGA
- a CDS encoding IS607 family transposase, producing the protein MAEFLSIGAAAFLLGVAVSTLRRWEKESRFFSDFRTPGGHRRYALDKLLAFCGQSTADKQRRTICYARVSSHDQKKDLQTQIARLQKHAREAGYEAVETIDDLGSGLNYKKRGLKRLIKLICQRKVKRLVIVHKDRLLRFGAELLFALCQFYGTEVVILEEVEENFEQQLCHDVLALMTVFSARLHGSRSRKNQRAIA; encoded by the coding sequence ATGGCTGAATTTCTATCGATAGGCGCTGCCGCTTTTCTGCTGGGTGTGGCCGTTTCCACCCTTCGTCGCTGGGAAAAAGAATCACGATTTTTCTCAGATTTCCGTACGCCGGGTGGCCATCGTCGTTACGCGCTTGATAAACTTTTAGCCTTTTGCGGTCAGTCGACTGCTGATAAGCAACGCAGAACAATCTGTTATGCACGCGTCTCTTCTCATGATCAGAAAAAAGATTTGCAAACGCAAATTGCTCGCTTGCAAAAGCATGCCAGAGAGGCTGGCTATGAAGCCGTCGAAACCATTGATGATCTTGGCTCAGGATTAAACTATAAAAAACGGGGATTAAAGCGATTAATTAAGTTGATTTGTCAGCGTAAGGTAAAACGACTGGTTATCGTTCATAAAGATCGCTTACTCCGATTTGGGGCTGAATTGTTATTTGCGCTTTGCCAGTTTTACGGTACGGAGGTTGTCATTCTTGAGGAAGTTGAAGAAAACTTTGAACAGCAACTTTGCCATGATGTGTTAGCGTTAATGACGGTCTTCAGTGCGCGATTGCATGGTTCACGTAGTCGTAAAAATCAACGAGCCATCGCCTAG
- a CDS encoding IS200/IS605 family accessory protein TnpB-related protein, giving the protein MPTKTLTFETRLDLIHEQDAALCQYAELWNQVKFHWFANLQKPKAQQLSRTQFMHEMGMPFSYRVFQGVRQSIKGLIQSYQTNRNNRLVTLDVKIKQLEKTLNKLNKRCDHVAEKGCPQQAKKLRNTLRQKEVKLRRWQRKQAALVAEKQENKTPICFGGRKLLKERQALETGSAIEGWKQRWHEARHREFLLVGSHDESWGCQNAQLSPSEQEDAYQLKLLVPHQLRATFGTTITIDHLQFKHGKAAIAQAVWQNQVKKHDKSIKGQPLSFRFKRDKKGWRLLVSVEVAGPKEQAEWIGDDQGVIGVDVNPDHLAVVELDRNGNPLQHRTFDLPLHYKNDAQRAAIIGDAVRDLMDFAAQQSKAVVIEKLDFQQKKRHYQKQDHPQYARMLNAFAYGKIKDLIETQSIKRGIHLYHVKPAYTSLLGRMKYRDRHGFSDHHAAALVIGRRHYGFKEKPPKQLMGINAKGTVKTEHPPVRMALGDYQYYNKLQRWYQPLEKSLDFLSGWRHFRRVNRVSYSVEARLDGRPGMSPDLIQESTTLLSAHPAL; this is encoded by the coding sequence ATGCCAACGAAAACACTCACCTTTGAAACCCGGCTTGATTTAATTCATGAGCAGGATGCAGCATTGTGTCAATATGCCGAGCTGTGGAATCAAGTGAAGTTTCATTGGTTTGCCAACTTACAAAAGCCTAAAGCCCAGCAATTGAGTCGTACCCAGTTTATGCATGAAATGGGGATGCCGTTCAGCTATCGGGTGTTTCAAGGCGTACGGCAAAGCATTAAAGGTTTAATCCAGTCTTACCAAACCAATCGAAACAACCGACTGGTGACGCTGGACGTTAAAATCAAACAGCTGGAGAAGACGCTCAACAAGCTAAATAAGCGCTGTGATCATGTTGCAGAGAAAGGCTGCCCGCAACAGGCCAAAAAACTTCGCAACACACTACGACAGAAGGAAGTGAAACTGCGTCGTTGGCAGCGAAAGCAGGCCGCCTTGGTGGCCGAAAAACAGGAAAACAAAACACCGATTTGTTTTGGTGGTCGAAAGCTGTTGAAAGAGCGTCAAGCGTTAGAAACGGGTTCGGCCATTGAAGGCTGGAAACAACGCTGGCACGAAGCACGACACCGCGAATTTCTATTAGTGGGTTCTCATGATGAATCCTGGGGCTGTCAAAATGCCCAGCTATCGCCCAGTGAGCAAGAAGATGCTTACCAGCTAAAACTCTTGGTACCCCATCAATTACGCGCCACGTTTGGCACGACCATTACCATTGATCACCTGCAATTCAAGCATGGTAAGGCGGCTATTGCCCAAGCCGTTTGGCAGAATCAGGTTAAAAAACACGATAAATCAATCAAAGGGCAACCCCTGAGTTTTCGATTTAAGCGAGACAAAAAAGGTTGGCGGTTACTCGTTAGCGTGGAAGTGGCAGGACCAAAAGAGCAAGCAGAGTGGATCGGTGATGACCAAGGTGTCATCGGTGTGGATGTCAACCCGGATCACTTAGCGGTCGTCGAGCTGGATCGAAACGGTAACCCACTGCAACACCGAACGTTTGACTTACCGTTACACTATAAGAATGATGCTCAACGGGCAGCTATTATTGGGGATGCCGTACGAGACCTGATGGACTTTGCCGCACAGCAAAGTAAAGCAGTGGTGATTGAAAAGCTGGATTTTCAGCAAAAGAAACGGCACTACCAAAAGCAGGATCACCCTCAGTATGCCCGCATGTTGAATGCCTTTGCTTACGGTAAGATCAAGGACTTGATTGAAACGCAAAGCATTAAACGCGGCATACACCTTTATCACGTCAAGCCTGCTTATACCTCATTATTGGGGCGGATGAAGTATCGCGATCGACACGGTTTTTCAGATCACCACGCGGCCGCGTTAGTGATTGGTCGTCGACATTATGGCTTTAAAGAAAAGCCGCCAAAACAACTCATGGGTATTAACGCGAAGGGTACCGTTAAGACCGAGCATCCGCCTGTAAGGATGGCGCTCGGGGATTATCAGTATTACAACAAACTTCAGCGTTGGTACCAACCACTCGAAAAATCATTAGATTTTCTGAGTGGCTGGCGTCACTTTCGTCGTGTGAATCGGGTTAGTTACTCCGTTGAGGCTCGCCTTGATGGTAGACCGGGCATGAGTCCCGACTTGATTCAGGAAAGCACTACCTTGCTTTCCGCGCACCCTGCGCTGTAG
- a CDS encoding response regulator transcription factor, whose translation MDGYELCARIRGLDRFRLTPVLFVSAGKTLEDRLAGYEAGGDAYICKPFDIRELHAIVASLISRKEISDGHLQDLDSLQALSWTMMKNNCEMGELLKFSRSISSLRNESAFVTQLFKTLSHFNLNVTLLVRLVSGEIVTRSDGKPFTLIEKELLELAREDTRITCHGSKYIFTAQNLVLLVKNMPVQDEDLTGRLKDHLCMLLDAAQTCVELLNFSKHREREGVRQRELILNTIREEFNNMNRLAEQIFEQSNASVEKLAGNLEHAFTFMDLTEDQERHMLDFIAVSRREIDKQEYCKAQFAQSLNRILHAVGGAAQGVALEEPG comes from the coding sequence TTGGACGGTTACGAGTTGTGTGCCCGGATTCGCGGGCTTGACCGTTTCCGGTTAACGCCTGTGTTATTCGTATCTGCAGGAAAAACACTGGAAGATCGCCTGGCAGGTTACGAGGCGGGAGGTGATGCCTACATCTGCAAACCGTTTGATATACGCGAATTACATGCCATTGTAGCATCGCTGATTTCCCGTAAAGAGATCAGTGATGGACATCTTCAGGATCTGGATAGTTTGCAGGCACTGTCCTGGACGATGATGAAAAACAATTGCGAAATGGGAGAGTTGTTGAAATTCTCCAGAAGCATTTCGAGTTTGCGCAATGAGTCTGCTTTTGTGACCCAGCTGTTCAAAACACTTTCCCATTTTAATCTGAATGTAACGTTGCTGGTTCGCCTGGTATCCGGCGAGATTGTTACCCGCAGCGACGGTAAACCGTTCACGCTTATCGAGAAAGAGCTGCTGGAATTGGCTCGCGAAGACACTCGCATAACGTGTCATGGCTCTAAATATATATTTACCGCCCAGAATCTGGTGCTGCTGGTCAAGAATATGCCGGTTCAGGATGAAGATCTGACCGGCCGCTTGAAAGACCACCTGTGTATGCTTTTGGATGCCGCGCAAACCTGTGTCGAGTTGCTCAACTTCAGTAAGCATCGGGAGCGGGAAGGCGTTCGACAACGCGAGTTGATACTCAACACCATCCGCGAAGAGTTCAATAATATGAACCGTTTGGCGGAACAGATTTTCGAGCAATCCAATGCCAGCGTGGAAAAGCTGGCAGGAAACCTCGAGCACGCTTTTACCTTCATGGATCTGACTGAAGATCAGGAGCGGCATATGCTCGACTTTATCGCAGTATCCCGGCGTGAAATTGATAAGCAGGAATATTGCAAAGCTCAGTTTGCCCAGTCCCTTAACCGTATACTTCATGCTGTCGGTGGCGCGGCTCAGGGCGTGGCGCTCGAGGAGCCTGGTTAG
- a CDS encoding CoA-transferase, with amino-acid sequence MDLLTRAQIIKHMLHFRLTWNRRDIETNPYQENQNKHASNNSLRDNSRRDNIKFTSAKSAAGLIQDNETVIVCGIGGNQRVSNIAWAIRDRFENTNHPANITLIGAPGHGGRGKAPGTLEELAVPGLIGHFICSHFETFNEILHLADQQKLILDCLPLGILSRLVKSGGQGISSMRSTIGKGTFCDPDTGTGSTVRVSGGSHSKRATGLIKSHGDQLEYHLPRIDIAIFNAPAADHFGNIYIEGCSTYCESKEAAEAALYNNGKVIVTVGKIIAPNPEAIFLSADKITVIVYHPGVEQTATVPHQAALDFLTLNHNQDTQSGLETLRLMNRLAGITPKRGNPEQAMAHQAVELIKAQVPRGSLINIGTGLPEQVCESLYNQGELDHELYNYTLFTEAGVIGGVPAPGIFFGAAVTPKKMISSPDVFELAEQRLAATVLGFLQVDSEGNVNASLRGHRGAIDFVGPGGFIDLSCSADTIIFIGSWMAKAKITRKNGVTQIRKRGREKFVNQVDQITFSGPQAMAQGKKVYYVTDVGTFQLTRRGMLLIQLANGIDIARDIAPNPGFAFEVAENFYESRVSNP; translated from the coding sequence ATGGATCTGCTAACACGCGCCCAAATTATTAAACACATGCTTCATTTTCGCTTGACCTGGAATCGCCGGGATATCGAAACCAACCCATACCAAGAAAATCAAAACAAGCACGCCAGTAACAATAGCCTCCGTGACAACAGCCGCCGTGACAACATAAAATTCACATCAGCAAAATCTGCAGCTGGCCTGATTCAGGACAACGAAACCGTTATTGTCTGTGGAATTGGGGGGAATCAGCGAGTCTCGAATATCGCCTGGGCAATTCGAGACCGCTTCGAAAACACGAACCATCCAGCCAATATCACACTAATCGGTGCACCAGGGCATGGTGGCCGGGGCAAAGCCCCTGGTACGCTGGAAGAGTTGGCGGTACCGGGCTTGATAGGCCATTTTATTTGCTCCCATTTTGAAACTTTTAACGAAATACTGCACTTAGCCGATCAGCAAAAACTGATACTGGACTGTCTTCCATTGGGTATATTATCTCGCTTGGTTAAAAGCGGTGGACAGGGCATCAGTTCAATGCGCAGCACAATCGGAAAAGGGACGTTTTGTGATCCGGACACGGGCACAGGGTCTACGGTAAGGGTTAGCGGGGGCAGCCACAGCAAACGCGCTACCGGTTTGATTAAATCCCATGGTGATCAACTCGAGTACCACCTTCCACGTATTGATATCGCTATTTTCAACGCGCCGGCGGCTGATCATTTCGGCAATATTTATATTGAGGGTTGCAGCACATACTGTGAATCAAAAGAAGCCGCAGAGGCGGCGCTCTATAACAATGGAAAAGTAATTGTGACCGTCGGTAAAATCATTGCGCCGAATCCGGAAGCCATATTCCTCTCTGCAGACAAGATCACCGTGATCGTCTACCACCCAGGCGTTGAACAAACCGCAACCGTGCCACATCAAGCTGCCCTGGACTTCCTGACACTGAACCACAACCAGGACACACAATCCGGTCTTGAGACCTTGAGATTAATGAATCGCCTCGCGGGTATTACGCCTAAACGGGGCAATCCGGAACAAGCTATGGCACATCAGGCGGTTGAGTTGATCAAAGCACAGGTCCCACGGGGCAGCCTGATTAATATCGGCACCGGACTGCCCGAACAAGTCTGCGAATCACTGTACAATCAGGGCGAGCTTGACCACGAACTTTACAACTACACTCTCTTCACTGAAGCCGGTGTCATTGGCGGAGTACCGGCTCCGGGCATATTTTTTGGTGCTGCCGTAACCCCGAAGAAGATGATTTCCTCCCCGGATGTCTTCGAATTGGCAGAACAACGCCTGGCCGCAACAGTGCTCGGTTTTTTGCAAGTAGATAGCGAGGGCAATGTAAATGCCTCACTGAGGGGTCACAGGGGCGCTATTGATTTTGTTGGCCCCGGCGGCTTTATCGATCTCAGCTGCAGTGCCGACACCATTATCTTCATTGGCTCATGGATGGCGAAAGCTAAAATCACCCGTAAAAATGGCGTGACACAAATCCGGAAAAGGGGTCGTGAGAAATTTGTCAATCAAGTCGATCAGATCACGTTTTCCGGGCCCCAGGCCATGGCGCAAGGCAAAAAGGTTTACTATGTAACGGATGTCGGCACGTTTCAGCTGACCCGGCGAGGCATGCTTCTGATTCAGCTCGCGAATGGAATTGATATTGCGCGAGACATCGCACCTAATCCGGGCTTCGCGTTTGAAGTAGCTGAAAATTTTTACGAAAGCCGGGTCTCAAACCCATAG
- a CDS encoding IS1380 family transposase, with amino-acid sequence MIKNTHKSAKKPAAKIRYQHTGKKLTSQAGIIPAMHFLDHIGFTEACQKHLDLQRGNTARYSLGDSIYLTIIGIIAGATSLRKVVSVWADQVLREVGGWLSIPDDSTLGRIFRRGKLKHVTQLEQINHTLRQGIWHRALKSGTWLPGTLYRGWIDVDSTVKTVYGQQEGAEKGYNPTKKGSNSYHPLVAFCSHTKEILQAWLRSGSTYTSNGIVGFMQQLSAQMPPKMRLLFRGDSGFFVGELMDWLDQARHGYLIKVKLKGLAALLDKQAWQRVPGHTDWEQCDFFHQCGQWERSRRFVAVRRKTALITKGPQQALLNEPVYDYFCYVTTERLSPWQAHTTYGKRATCETWLDEAKNQMGLAQIKSHDFMASSLIFQCAVLAYNTVRWMALLSDNDELKRWEIQTIRTFLVRTAGQLLRGGNQLKVNVPSNHLHPTPWADWLKLSFIH; translated from the coding sequence ATGATCAAGAATACCCATAAAAGTGCCAAAAAACCAGCCGCAAAAATTCGCTATCAACACACCGGAAAAAAGCTGACTAGTCAAGCTGGCATTATCCCTGCCATGCATTTCCTCGATCACATCGGTTTTACCGAGGCTTGCCAGAAGCATCTTGATTTGCAACGCGGCAACACGGCTCGTTACAGCTTGGGCGACTCAATCTACCTAACGATTATCGGCATCATCGCCGGTGCCACTTCGCTCAGGAAGGTGGTTTCTGTGTGGGCAGATCAGGTGCTGCGTGAAGTGGGGGGGTGGCTATCGATTCCAGATGACAGTACATTGGGTCGTATTTTCCGTCGTGGAAAGCTCAAGCATGTCACCCAGCTCGAACAGATTAATCACACCTTGCGTCAGGGAATTTGGCATAGAGCATTGAAGTCCGGTACTTGGTTGCCCGGAACCCTCTATCGAGGCTGGATTGATGTGGACTCGACTGTCAAAACCGTTTACGGTCAACAGGAAGGTGCTGAAAAAGGCTACAACCCAACGAAAAAAGGCTCTAATTCTTATCATCCACTGGTTGCCTTTTGCAGCCACACCAAAGAAATTTTGCAAGCATGGTTGCGCAGTGGCAGCACCTACACCAGCAACGGCATTGTAGGCTTCATGCAGCAACTTTCTGCGCAGATGCCACCCAAAATGCGGCTGCTATTCCGAGGTGATTCAGGATTCTTTGTTGGAGAGCTCATGGACTGGCTGGATCAGGCTCGCCATGGTTACCTGATTAAAGTGAAACTCAAAGGCCTTGCCGCTTTGTTGGACAAGCAAGCTTGGCAACGAGTACCGGGTCATACCGATTGGGAACAGTGTGACTTTTTCCATCAATGCGGTCAATGGGAGCGGTCACGTCGCTTTGTTGCTGTGCGGCGTAAAACTGCTCTCATCACCAAAGGCCCTCAACAAGCCTTGCTGAATGAGCCCGTTTACGACTACTTCTGCTACGTAACCACAGAGCGGTTGTCTCCTTGGCAAGCACACACGACATACGGAAAGCGCGCAACTTGTGAAACCTGGTTGGATGAAGCTAAGAACCAAATGGGGCTGGCGCAAATCAAGAGCCATGATTTCATGGCCAGCTCATTAATTTTCCAATGCGCTGTGCTGGCGTATAACACGGTACGCTGGATGGCACTACTGAGCGATAATGACGAATTGAAACGATGGGAAATTCAAACTATCCGAACTTTTCTGGTACGTACTGCTGGACAACTCTTGCGTGGTGGGAATCAGCTTAAGGTCAACGTTCCGAGCAACCATCTTCACCCAACTCCGTGGGCTGACTGGTTAAAGCTGTCGTTTATTCATTGA
- a CDS encoding ribose-phosphate diphosphokinase, translated as MVSGLRVFSGNANQQLALEICQHLGQPLSPLEISRFSNDNLFVQIQENVRERDVFIVQPFTEPVSDHIMELMIAIDALRSASARRITAVIPYYSYARSDKKDAPRISITGRLIADLLQTSGANRVLTMDLHSDQVHGFFGIPVDHLTAIPLISDHFSRHYDLGDMVAVATDAGGAKRAGRFSERLNIPMAIIDKRRVSDTEVKQGHVVGDVKGRDAVIFEDEISTGGTLISTVNTLAKAGVRSIHAGAIHPVLCGAAVKNLSAADIETIVVTNTVAVPEDKRLAKIHQISVAPLLAEAIKRIHTGESVGALFS; from the coding sequence ATGGTAAGCGGCTTACGGGTATTCAGTGGTAACGCGAATCAACAATTGGCGTTGGAGATATGCCAGCATCTTGGCCAACCGTTGAGCCCACTGGAGATTTCCCGATTTTCCAATGATAACCTGTTTGTTCAGATTCAGGAGAATGTACGGGAACGGGATGTCTTTATCGTGCAGCCATTCACTGAGCCTGTTAGTGATCATATTATGGAACTCATGATCGCGATTGATGCTTTACGCAGTGCGTCTGCGCGACGCATCACCGCGGTGATTCCGTATTATTCCTATGCTCGCTCGGATAAAAAGGACGCCCCCAGAATATCCATTACTGGGCGCCTGATTGCTGATTTGCTGCAGACCTCGGGTGCCAACAGGGTGTTGACGATGGATTTGCATTCTGATCAGGTCCATGGCTTTTTTGGCATTCCGGTTGATCATTTGACGGCAATTCCGCTGATCTCTGATCACTTTAGCCGCCACTATGATCTTGGTGATATGGTTGCGGTTGCCACGGATGCCGGAGGAGCCAAGCGGGCGGGTCGCTTTTCCGAACGCCTGAATATTCCCATGGCGATTATCGACAAGCGTCGGGTGAGTGATACCGAGGTGAAGCAGGGTCACGTTGTCGGTGATGTAAAAGGCCGTGATGCGGTAATTTTCGAAGATGAAATTTCAACCGGTGGAACCTTGATTTCGACCGTGAACACGCTGGCAAAAGCGGGCGTAAGGTCAATTCATGCCGGGGCTATCCACCCAGTATTGTGCGGCGCCGCGGTGAAGAATCTTTCCGCTGCTGACATCGAAACCATTGTGGTGACCAACACCGTTGCCGTACCGGAAGACAAAAGGTTGGCCAAAATTCACCAGATTTCCGTTGCGCCGCTTCTGGCTGAGGCAATCAAACGAATTCACACTGGCGAAAGTGTCGGGGCTTTGTTTTCGTAG
- a CDS encoding methanobactin export MATE transporter MbnM: MLYSRLIFALLGTVLLTACSGGSKTSFDAPEVSSTGYPWPVPSNIPLPIEPEDNPMSEEKFQLGRHLFYDNRLSGNGSQSCASCHHQDKAFTDGLTVSVGSTGQKLARNAQSLINVAYNATLTWANPSLSTLEQQAIIPIFGEDPVEQGINDENRERILAEFAADSDYQKLFQAAFPTQADPVSYANIVKGIASFVRGIITFNSPADRFERGDASALTPAAQRGRTLFFSESLECFHCHGGYNFSDSTLDSATTFVERPFHNTGLFNINGTGDFPEDNTGIFEITGDPGDMGKFRAVSLRNIADTAPYMHDGSINTLDDVIDFYAAGGRVIETGALAGDGRLNPFKDGFVSGFQITQGEKADLIAFLQSLSDPEIKRSPRFANPHTSTQPQ; this comes from the coding sequence ATGCTTTATTCCCGATTGATTTTTGCTCTGCTTGGCACAGTATTGTTAACCGCTTGTAGCGGGGGCAGTAAAACAAGCTTTGATGCACCCGAAGTGTCTTCTACGGGCTATCCATGGCCAGTCCCGAGCAATATACCGCTCCCGATTGAACCGGAAGACAACCCCATGAGCGAGGAAAAATTTCAACTGGGTCGGCATCTATTCTATGACAACCGGCTTTCCGGGAACGGCTCCCAATCCTGTGCCAGCTGCCATCATCAGGACAAAGCCTTTACCGATGGCCTGACAGTGTCAGTGGGCTCGACCGGGCAGAAGCTGGCCCGTAACGCGCAAAGCCTGATCAATGTCGCCTACAACGCAACGTTGACTTGGGCTAATCCATCCCTCAGCACACTTGAGCAACAAGCCATCATCCCTATTTTCGGGGAAGACCCGGTCGAACAAGGCATTAACGATGAAAACCGCGAACGTATTCTTGCCGAATTCGCTGCAGACTCTGATTATCAGAAACTGTTTCAGGCCGCATTTCCCACCCAAGCCGATCCCGTTTCCTACGCCAATATCGTTAAGGGTATTGCCAGTTTTGTCAGGGGAATTATTACTTTCAACAGCCCTGCAGACCGGTTCGAGCGCGGTGATGCCAGCGCATTAACCCCGGCAGCCCAGCGCGGCCGCACACTGTTTTTCAGTGAATCACTCGAGTGCTTCCACTGCCATGGCGGCTACAATTTTAGTGACTCCACGCTGGATAGTGCCACAACGTTTGTTGAACGTCCTTTTCATAATACAGGCCTGTTTAATATCAATGGCACCGGTGATTTCCCGGAAGATAATACCGGTATTTTCGAAATTACGGGTGACCCCGGCGATATGGGAAAATTCAGAGCCGTATCGCTCCGCAATATTGCGGACACCGCCCCTTACATGCACGACGGCAGCATCAACACCCTGGACGATGTTATTGATTTTTATGCCGCGGGAGGTCGTGTTATCGAAACAGGAGCACTAGCTGGTGACGGACGTTTAAATCCCTTCAAGGATGGTTTTGTCAGTGGCTTTCAAATTACACAAGGGGAAAAAGCAGATTTAATTGCTTTCTTGCAGAGCCTGTCTGATCCGGAAATCAAGCGCTCTCCACGCTTTGCGAACCCGCATACATCAACTCAGCCCCAATAG